A window of the Radiobacillus deserti genome harbors these coding sequences:
- a CDS encoding MFS transporter: protein MYEKKLIVVGLPMIAVTYGLSRFSYGLMLPYINKTMNMAQSTIGVVSSLSYIAYCIAIVLAMVFSNRISSKSILGIAGLSSIIGLGIISISFNPAVLSLGIFLAGLSTGFSSPPYANIVDLNVETRLQNQTNSWINSGTSIGTAFTGAVAIFMTDSWRETYFIFMVIATFVLIANYKVLPKNQPLKENVIVGFSKEEVRRAIPLILASLLLGISCSAYWTFSRDFMFQIENVPLYLGEWFWVIIGIAGLLGGTAGVFVNKYGLMPAYRISVLALSTSSLLLGTFVDYIIIGWLSPALFGSSYIFMTGVLIIWGISVFKSNPSFGLGIPFLILALGQAIGAIVSGVIADLSGYHALFTGASIMGYVALVFKHKNTEI, encoded by the coding sequence ATGTATGAAAAGAAATTGATTGTTGTTGGTTTACCTATGATTGCTGTAACGTATGGTTTATCTCGGTTTAGTTATGGTTTAATGCTTCCATATATTAATAAAACGATGAACATGGCACAGTCCACTATCGGTGTCGTTTCGTCTCTATCATACATCGCTTACTGTATTGCAATCGTATTAGCAATGGTATTTTCTAATAGAATTTCATCAAAGTCTATTCTTGGCATAGCTGGATTATCATCGATAATTGGTTTAGGGATTATCTCAATCTCGTTTAACCCGGCCGTACTAAGTCTAGGCATATTTTTGGCAGGACTAAGTACGGGTTTTTCATCCCCACCATACGCTAATATTGTTGACTTGAATGTAGAAACAAGATTACAGAATCAAACTAATTCTTGGATAAACTCTGGTACCAGTATTGGCACAGCATTTACTGGTGCAGTCGCCATCTTTATGACAGATAGCTGGAGAGAAACGTATTTTATATTTATGGTAATTGCTACATTTGTATTAATTGCTAATTACAAAGTCCTGCCAAAGAATCAACCTTTAAAAGAAAACGTAATAGTTGGTTTCTCGAAAGAAGAGGTCAGAAGAGCCATACCGTTAATTCTGGCTTCTTTATTGTTAGGAATATCCTGTTCAGCCTATTGGACATTTTCAAGAGACTTTATGTTTCAGATAGAGAATGTTCCTTTATACCTCGGAGAGTGGTTCTGGGTAATTATTGGAATAGCAGGGTTATTAGGGGGCACTGCTGGTGTATTTGTAAATAAATATGGTTTAATGCCTGCATACAGGATTTCTGTATTAGCGCTTTCAACCTCGTCTCTTCTATTAGGGACATTTGTAGATTATATTATAATAGGGTGGCTATCACCAGCCCTTTTTGGTAGTTCGTATATTTTTATGACGGGTGTTTTAATCATATGGGGGATTTCCGTGTTTAAATCAAACCCATCATTTGGCCTAGGTATACCTTTCTTAATACTAGCACTTGGTCAAGCAATAGGGGCCATTGTCTCCGGGGTAATCGCAGATTTATCGGGGTATCATGCTCTATTTACAGGAGCTTCTATAATGGGGTATGTAGCTTTAGTATTCAAACACAAAAATACAGAGATATAG
- a CDS encoding TetR/AcrR family transcriptional regulator — MKKSQKKESILNTAEKLFYQHGFHAIGVKSILEQAGVAPMTMYYHFNSKEDLIKEILVRREDQYLQLIEDNVKREDGINSYIKSLIKIHLDWIESDSFNGCLFLRAKQEYQGVNEEISSLSREHKKTLLNIIEHDLKLIHVPKSLGIQLLIILEGLTSIAQIQPIDEVKEAANGLIKSIYDAWK, encoded by the coding sequence ATGAAAAAGTCACAAAAAAAAGAATCCATTTTGAATACGGCTGAAAAACTATTTTATCAGCACGGTTTTCATGCAATTGGTGTGAAATCTATATTGGAACAAGCCGGAGTGGCACCAATGACTATGTACTACCATTTCAACTCAAAAGAAGATCTAATCAAAGAAATATTAGTGCGAAGAGAAGATCAATATCTTCAATTGATAGAAGATAACGTTAAAAGGGAAGACGGAATTAATTCATATATAAAGTCTCTAATCAAGATACACTTAGATTGGATAGAGTCGGATAGTTTTAATGGATGCTTATTCTTAAGAGCAAAGCAGGAGTACCAAGGTGTAAACGAGGAAATATCTTCGCTAAGTAGGGAACATAAAAAAACACTGCTAAACATAATTGAACATGATTTAAAGCTAATTCATGTTCCTAAATCACTTGGTATCCAATTACTTATTATACTAGAGGGGTTAACTTCAATAGCCCAAATCCAGCCAATAGATGAAGTAAAGGAAGCTGCAAATGGTTTAATAAAAAGTATATATGATGCTTGGAAATGA
- a CDS encoding DUF5946 family protein — protein sequence MSRASKIHKNEESKICPECGAPKVNGMDCWEQLGGVLAWEADDPELLAEHFKTVASYNLQHPSQFTDRILADLRAVFIEHLDNGLPIMEMRKRLGKISGGKNRVLKDKSERHPVQHDWKMTISDVYIPNHPENAAQRVREWAAVIRQEL from the coding sequence ATGAGCAGAGCAAGTAAAATACACAAGAATGAGGAATCTAAAATTTGCCCGGAATGTGGCGCTCCCAAGGTAAATGGCATGGATTGTTGGGAGCAACTTGGGGGAGTATTAGCATGGGAAGCCGATGACCCTGAACTTCTTGCTGAGCATTTTAAGACAGTTGCTTCGTATAATCTACAGCACCCTTCACAATTCACAGACAGGATACTTGCAGACTTACGGGCTGTTTTTATTGAACATTTGGATAATGGGCTGCCTATTATGGAAATGAGAAAGCGATTAGGGAAAATAAGTGGAGGCAAAAATCGAGTACTTAAGGATAAGTCGGAAAGACATCCAGTTCAACATGATTGGAAAATGACGATATCAGATGTATATATACCAAATCATCCAGAAAATGCTGCCCAGCGGGTAAGGGAGTGGGCGGCGGTTATACGTCAAGAGCTTTAA